AGTAAAATCAATGAAATTGAAGAAAAACCACTTATTACAGAGATTTTAAATCTAAAAAATGTTGATGGAGTAAATATATTAAAAATTTTAGAAGATTTAGTAAATAAAAGAGTTTATAAAGAGGGAACTCAAAAACCAATAATAACTTTAGATATAGAGTCAAATTCTCTTGTTTTAATGGGAAGTAAAGAGGAATTAGAAAATTTAATAACTTTGATAAGCAGTTTAGATAAAGAGCAATCACAAGTTTATGTACAAGCTAGAATTATTGAGCTAAATGATGAGATGTTAGAAAATATAGGAGTTTCTTATGGAATTTTTGGTGGTAAAGTTGGAAATCACAATCTTTCTACTTTCTCAGCTAGTTTAAATGGTGGAAGTAATTCAGCAAATGTTGTAAAGGATATTTTAAATCTTAAAATTCCTGATATAACTTCTGGTTTGGCTTTGGGAGCAAGTTTAAATTTGTTAAAGCAAAATGGTGCTTTAAATATTGTTTCTGAACCATCTATTTTGGCCATAAATAATAAAGAGAGTTCAATTTATGTTGGAGAGAAAATCTCTATTCAAACTTCAAGTAGTGTAACAGATGGTGGAACACAAAGAACAAATTTTCAAAGAGAAGATGTTGGATTAACTTTAAAAGTGAAACCGAGAATTTCTAGTGATACAAAGGTAACTTTAGAGATAAATACTTTACTTGAAGGGATAAAAACAAAATCAGTTGGAGCAGGTGAAAATCCAGATACTTTGAAAAAAGAGATAAAAACAACGGCTATATTAAATAATGGTGAGAGTGTAATAATTGGAGGTTTAATAGAGAATAAAAATGAACAAATAGAACAAAAAGTTCCTATTTTAGGTGATGTTCCAGTTGTTGGGAATATATTTAAGAATGATGCAAATTTGAGTAAAAAGAGTAATTTAGTTGTAATTGTAACTCCTTATATGATACCAAAATCAAAGGATATAACCTTTGTTCGAAATGAGTTAGCACAGCTTAAAAATCTTGAAGATAAATATCTTCAAGATAGTTTAATAAGAGTAAAAGAGGAGGCTTTAAAAAAAGAGCAAGATAGTAAAAAAGCTTCTGAAAAACTAAAAGAGTTGGATAATAAACTAGCAGATATAAAAAATAAAGAAGCTACAAAAAAAGTTGGGATATCAGCTGAAAATAGGGCAAAAGAGATTTTTGATAGTCTTAATCCTCAATAAATTTTAGTAAATCATCATAAAGCTTTAAAGAATTTATGAGTGATGATTTTTCTAAATTTGAATCTAAAATTTTGTTACAATCACTACAAAGAGTTAAAATATTTTCAAAATTGAAGCTTCCACCATCTTTTATAGGTCTTACAAAGGAGCTATAAACTTCATTTAAATTTAGTAGATTTTTTCCACATCTTTTACAAGATTTATTATCTCTTGTATATGCGAACTCTTTTCTTTGAAGCCAATCATTTGGGTATGAAGAGCATTTGGGATTGTCTATATATGTTGGCCAAAGTTTCTCTTTTGGTATTGGCTCTTGAGATTTTTTGATAAAATTATAGTTATAAAATTGATTTACAATATCTTGAATAATTAAAGTTTGTCTTATTTTTAAGTTTTTTTCATCTTTTGATAATTCTACTATTTTATAGTTTATCTCTATTTTGGGATGGTATCTTTTTATATAAAGTTGTATATTTTTTAGGAAAAATTCAAATTTATTATCACTTTTTTTAAGTTTTTTTGGTTTTTTTAGCAAGAAAAGTATAAAAGCTAATATAGATAAAAAGCTAAGAGTATATATTAAAATTTCCATTTATATAATCTTTGGATTAATTTTGTGATTTTTAAAACTTTTTCTTGCTTTTTCAAAATCTTCATTTGCTAACATTTGTAGCTCATTTATATGGATAATTGGAAGAGGGATTTCTCTATTTGAGATTTTTTCTATCTCTTTTAATTTGTTATTAAAAATAAAAAAATCTTCACTATTAAAAACAACTAAAAAATCAGCTCCACTATCAAAAGCAGTTAATAAAATTTGGGAAGCTATAAAATATGTTAATTTAGGATTTATAAAAAAACTATCTTTTGCCAAATCTAAATCAAAGTTTTCTAAAGTTAAAAAATTTGCTTCTAATTTCTGTAAAAATATATCAAATTTTAAATCTCTATTAAAACAAGCAATATTAAAATTTTTAAAAGTATATTTTATATTTAAATCTGTTCCAAGTTCTTCAAAAATTATAGTTCTTTCATTAAAATCTTTTATAAATCCTAACTCTTTTTGAAGTTCCTTGATATCTCTTTCTATTTGCAAATCAAAGTTAAAAACTCTATTTTTTAAGCTTGTATGAAAATTAGCTCCATATTTTTGCTCTTTTAAAATTTTAAAAATTTCATCTTTTTTATTTGGAGTATCTTTTATCTTTTTAGATGCTAAAAGAAGTAGGGCATCACCAATATAAGATTCTTTGTAATTTAGTGTATTTGAAGCATAATAAAATAGTTTTTGATTGTTATAAAAATCTCTATCTTCTAAAGAACAAAACTCTTTTAAAATTTTAAATTTTGTATAAAAATCATCTTCATTTATCAAAAAATCTTTATATGCTCTTTTTATTGAAATTGGCTCAATTTTTAAATCTTTTCCAAAACTTTTTATGATATCTTCCAAAAGTGTTGAAGCTTTCATAAAGATATTGTTTACAACAAAAAGGCTATTTTGTGAATCGAAAAATGAAAATTTCTCATTTTTATAAATTGTTCTTAAAATATCTAAAAGATTCTTTTCATCTTTTAGATTTATAAAATGTTTTGTATAGTATGGAAGATAATCGCTATCTTTATCGAACCTAAATAGAGATATCTCTAGTTTCATTAATTCTCTTTTAATCTTTGAATATTAGCTCCAATTTTTAGAAGTTTTCCTTCTAAATCCTCATATCCTCTATCAAGATGATAAATTCTATGTATATTTGTCTCTCCATTGGCTACAAGTGCTGCTAAAACTAATGCAGATGAGGCTCTTAAATCTGTTGCCATAACATCTGTTCCACTAAGACCACCTTTTTTTCCAATAATTGTTGCGATATTTCCATTTAAATGTATTTCAGCTCCAAGACGATTAAGCTCACTTGCATGCATAAATCTATTTTCAAAAAGTCTTTCATCTATTGTACTTGTACCTTCTGCTTGAGTTGCAAGAGCCATAAATTGAGCTTGCATATCTGTTGGAAATCCTGGAAATTCTGTTGTGATAATATTTACAGGTAAAATTTTTGATGTTGGAAAAATTGTAAGTTCATCTTCTTTTACATCTATTTCAAAATTCATCTCTTCTAGTTTTGAAGTGATTGCTTCTAAATGAGCAGGGATTATATTTTTTATAGTTAATTTTTGGTTTGTAATTGCTGCTACACACATATAAGTTCCAGCTTCAATTCTATCAGGAATTACGCTAAAAGGTTTAATATCAAGCAGTTTTCCACCTGTTCCTTCAATGATTATTTTAGATGTTCCAATACCTTCAATTTTTACTCCAGCACTTTGAATTACTTCACAAAGTTGTACTATTTCAGGCTCTTTTGCTGCATTTATTATTGTTGTTACACCTGAAGCTAAAGCAGCAGCCATAACAATATTTTCAGTTCCCCCAACTGTTACTTTATCAAATACTATTTTTGCACCTTTTAATCCATTTGGTGCAGTTGCTTTTATATACCCTTGTAAAATCTCTATTTTTGCACCCATTTGCTCTAGTGCTTTTAGATGTAAATCAACGGGTCTTTGACCTATTGCACAACCACCTGGAAGTGAAACTTCACAATGTCCAAATCGTGCAAGTAAAGGACCAAGTACTAAAATAGAAGCTCTCATAGTTTTTACAATATCATAAGTTGCAGTTGTATTGTCTATTGAACTAGTATCAATTTTTGCACTATTTTGTTCTTTTATGAAACTTCCACCAAGCATTTTTATAAGTTTTAAAAAAGTATTAATATCAGCAACATTTGGAAGATTGTTTATAATAGTCTCATTTTTAGCTAATATTGTACTTGCTATCAAAGGAAGAGCTGCATTTTTTGCACCAGAAATAGATATTTCACCACTTAATTTTTTGTTTCCAACAATTTTTAAATAATCCATAAATTTCCTAAATAATGTTTTAAAATAGGAAAGATTTTACCTGAAAATTGCTTTATTTTAGTAATCTTACTATACTATTGCTTTTTTAAAAAAGGAGCAAATTTGGAAGAAAATGTAAACAAAGGTATAAAATATATGCTTATTGCTTCATTTTTATTTGCACTTATGGGAATTACAGCAAAAGAGCTTAGTTCAACTTTAAGTTCAATAGAAATTGTATTCTTTCGAAATGTTTTTGGAGTGTTTTTTATACTTTTTTCTATTTATAAAAGCCCGTTAAATCAAATGGGAGGAAAGTTTTGGTTACTTATTTTTAGAGGAACTGCTGGATTTATAGCTCTTTTGTTTTTCTTTTATAATATTGCAAATATTCCTTTGGGTGAAGCTATGACTTTTTCAAAGACTTCTACTATATTTACTGCCCTTTTAGCATATTTTTTTCTAAAAGAACATATTGGTTTTAAAGGTTGGATTGGAGTATTTATAGGTTTTATTGGGATTTTATTTATTACTGAATTTGATGGTTCAAGTTTAAAAAAAACAGATTATTTAGGAATCTTATCAGGTGTTGGAGCAGCTTTAGCATATACTTCAATTAGAGAATTACGAAAATATTATGATAGTCGGGCGATAGTTTTATCTTTTATGGCTGTTGGAACGATTTGTCCACTAATTTTGATGATAATTAGTGAATTTTATGTAAATTCTAATTTAGATTTTATGTTGGGAGAGTTTATATTTCCAACAAACAAAGATTGGATTTTTATAGTTTTATTAGGAATTTTTTCAACCTATGCACAAATCTATATGACAAAGGCTTACTCTTTTGCAAAAGCTGGAATTATAGGAACTATTTCATATAGTAATATTGTTTTTTCAATAATTCTGGGCTTATTTATGGGAGATAGTTTTCCTTCGTTTATAATAGTTTTAGGTATAATCTTGATTGTAATTAGTGGAATTTTAGTAAGTAAAAAATAAAGGAATTTATATGGTAGTTATGACAGGACCTTGTGTTTTAGAAGATATGGATACAGTTTTAAAAATAGCTGAGAAATTAAAACCTTTAAGCGAAGATAAAAGAGTTGATTTTTATTTTAAAGCTAGTTTTGATAAGGCAAATAGAACAAGTTTAAGCTCATTTAGAGGACCTGGACTTGATGAGGGATTAAAAATATTTGAAAAAATAAAAAAAGAGTTTGGATATAAAGTTGTAACAGATATTCATGAATCATATCAAGCATCTCCAGCTGGAGAAGTTATGGATATACTTCAAATTCCTGCATTTTTATGTAGACAGACTGATTTATTGGTAGCAGCAGCTAAAACACCTGCAAAAATAAATATTAAAAAAGGACAATTTTTAGCAGCAGATGCTATGAAACATCCTGTTGAAAAGGTATTAAATACAAGAGGAATAAGTGAAGTTTCTTATGAAAATTCACAAAAAGCTGGAGTTTGGCTTTGTGAAAGAGGAAATACTTTTGGATATGGAGCTTTAGTAGTAGATATGAGAAACTTGATTTTACTTAGACAATATGCACCAGTTATTTTTGATGCAACTCATAGTGTACAAATTCCTAGTACTGGAGGAACAACAGGTGGAAATAGCTCATTTGTTCCATATATGGCAAGAGCAGCTGCTAGTGTTGGAGTAGATGGCTTTTTCTTTGAGACACATATTGACCCAAGTGTAGCAAAAAGTGATGGACCAAATATGCTTCATATTGATACCTTATATAAAACTATGAATGATATTTTTGCTATTAAAGAGGCTTTAGGAAACTAAAGCTTTTTTGAAATTGTTTATAAAAAATTAGTTTTACTAATTTTATTTAATTCTATACTCTCTTCAAATATTTTAATTTCTAATATATTTTTCTATCAAAATGGTTTTAATCTACTCTCAAATCCCCATTTGATATAATCTATGAGCTTATTTTTAGGAAAAGACACAGTTTTAATCTACTCTCAAAACCCCATTTGATATAATCTTTAATATCGTTATCATTCTTTAATCGTGTTTTAATCTACTCTCAAATCCCCATTTGATATAATGTGAAACATAATCAGGATAAGTTCTAAAAGGTTTTAATCTACTCTCAAATCCCCATTTGATATAATAGGGTAGCTTAAAACCCTGTATATAGAGCTTTTAAAAGCTTTTTATACTTAAAAAACAAGTACAGTTTGTGTCTGTTTTTCTACTTTTTTTTCAGGTTTTTCACGATAATTTTCTATAATAATCATATTTTTATATTGTGCTTCTGTTACTTTTAATACTCTTATTGAACCTTTTGTAGGTGGAATTTCTTTTATTTTTTTCTCATATTTTTGAGCATTTTCCAAACTGTTACAAAATCTCACATAAATGGAGAACTGAAACATTATAAAACCCATTTCTAAAAGTTTTTTCCTAAATTTTGTATATTTTTTAATATCGCCTTTTGTTTCTGTTGGCATATCAAACATTGCAAAAAGTACCATTTTCCTATACCTACTTATCTCTTGATTCTTATCTTTTTTACTTTTTATCATAGTTTAAAAAGTTTTAATTCTTCACTTTTACCTAAACAAATAGATTGATAGTTTGCAACTATTTGTCTCATACAATAGGATACTTGTACTCTTTGATTATCATATATTATTATCTCATCTAATAGTTTTAAAAGCTCTATTTTCATAGAACTTGAAATTAGGGTATCTTTTTTTATATTTCTTTTTACATATAAATCTACTATTGGACGAAAAATCATCTGCTAAATTAAAAGCATTTAACTCGTTACTATGATGTATCCCAAAAACTGGATTTAATCCATATACTATTAAATA
The Aliarcobacter faecis genome window above contains:
- a CDS encoding type II secretion system protein GspD — encoded protein: MKTIFKLLFLFVLSSNLFSKELIDINFENLKLDEFVTIVSKILDKNIFINEPLEGTINFSSNKKLSKDELLNILELSLKQKGYILKEEKGFFKLSKINEIEEKPLITEILNLKNVDGVNILKILEDLVNKRVYKEGTQKPIITLDIESNSLVLMGSKEELENLITLISSLDKEQSQVYVQARIIELNDEMLENIGVSYGIFGGKVGNHNLSTFSASLNGGSNSANVVKDILNLKIPDITSGLALGASLNLLKQNGALNIVSEPSILAINNKESSIYVGEKISIQTSSSVTDGGTQRTNFQREDVGLTLKVKPRISSDTKVTLEINTLLEGIKTKSVGAGENPDTLKKEIKTTAILNNGESVIIGGLIENKNEQIEQKVPILGDVPVVGNIFKNDANLSKKSNLVVIVTPYMIPKSKDITFVRNELAQLKNLEDKYLQDSLIRVKEEALKKEQDSKKASEKLKELDNKLADIKNKEATKKVGISAENRAKEIFDSLNPQ
- a CDS encoding DMT family transporter gives rise to the protein MEENVNKGIKYMLIASFLFALMGITAKELSSTLSSIEIVFFRNVFGVFFILFSIYKSPLNQMGGKFWLLIFRGTAGFIALLFFFYNIANIPLGEAMTFSKTSTIFTALLAYFFLKEHIGFKGWIGVFIGFIGILFITEFDGSSLKKTDYLGILSGVGAALAYTSIRELRKYYDSRAIVLSFMAVGTICPLILMIISEFYVNSNLDFMLGEFIFPTNKDWIFIVLLGIFSTYAQIYMTKAYSFAKAGIIGTISYSNIVFSIILGLFMGDSFPSFIIVLGIILIVISGILVSKK
- the murA gene encoding UDP-N-acetylglucosamine 1-carboxyvinyltransferase, whose product is MDYLKIVGNKKLSGEISISGAKNAALPLIASTILAKNETIINNLPNVADINTFLKLIKMLGGSFIKEQNSAKIDTSSIDNTTATYDIVKTMRASILVLGPLLARFGHCEVSLPGGCAIGQRPVDLHLKALEQMGAKIEILQGYIKATAPNGLKGAKIVFDKVTVGGTENIVMAAALASGVTTIINAAKEPEIVQLCEVIQSAGVKIEGIGTSKIIIEGTGGKLLDIKPFSVIPDRIEAGTYMCVAAITNQKLTIKNIIPAHLEAITSKLEEMNFEIDVKEDELTIFPTSKILPVNIITTEFPGFPTDMQAQFMALATQAEGTSTIDERLFENRFMHASELNRLGAEIHLNGNIATIIGKKGGLSGTDVMATDLRASSALVLAALVANGETNIHRIYHLDRGYEDLEGKLLKIGANIQRLKEN
- the kdsA gene encoding 3-deoxy-8-phosphooctulonate synthase: MVVMTGPCVLEDMDTVLKIAEKLKPLSEDKRVDFYFKASFDKANRTSLSSFRGPGLDEGLKIFEKIKKEFGYKVVTDIHESYQASPAGEVMDILQIPAFLCRQTDLLVAAAKTPAKINIKKGQFLAADAMKHPVEKVLNTRGISEVSYENSQKAGVWLCERGNTFGYGALVVDMRNLILLRQYAPVIFDATHSVQIPSTGGTTGGNSSFVPYMARAAASVGVDGFFFETHIDPSVAKSDGPNMLHIDTLYKTMNDIFAIKEALGN
- a CDS encoding HNH endonuclease, which produces MEILIYTLSFLSILAFILFLLKKPKKLKKSDNKFEFFLKNIQLYIKRYHPKIEINYKIVELSKDEKNLKIRQTLIIQDIVNQFYNYNFIKKSQEPIPKEKLWPTYIDNPKCSSYPNDWLQRKEFAYTRDNKSCKRCGKNLLNLNEVYSSFVRPIKDGGSFNFENILTLCSDCNKILDSNLEKSSLINSLKLYDDLLKFIED
- the cas2 gene encoding CRISPR-associated endonuclease Cas2 gives rise to the protein MVLFAMFDMPTETKGDIKKYTKFRKKLLEMGFIMFQFSIYVRFCNSLENAQKYEKKIKEIPPTKGSIRVLKVTEAQYKNMIIIENYREKPEKKVEKQTQTVLVF
- a CDS encoding HdrB C-terminal domain-containing protein, producing MKLEISLFRFDKDSDYLPYYTKHFINLKDEKNLLDILRTIYKNEKFSFFDSQNSLFVVNNIFMKASTLLEDIIKSFGKDLKIEPISIKRAYKDFLINEDDFYTKFKILKEFCSLEDRDFYNNQKLFYYASNTLNYKESYIGDALLLLASKKIKDTPNKKDEIFKILKEQKYGANFHTSLKNRVFNFDLQIERDIKELQKELGFIKDFNERTIIFEELGTDLNIKYTFKNFNIACFNRDLKFDIFLQKLEANFLTLENFDLDLAKDSFFINPKLTYFIASQILLTAFDSGADFLVVFNSEDFFIFNNKLKEIEKISNREIPLPIIHINELQMLANEDFEKARKSFKNHKINPKII